A window of Metabacillus sp. B2-18 contains these coding sequences:
- a CDS encoding Cof-type HAD-IIB family hydrolase — translation METKPFLIALDLDGTLLKDDKTISPYSKEIISKAKAAGHIVCIATGRPFRSSSIYYDELNLDTPIVNFNGAYVHHPKDDSWGTYHTTLDLEVVKQIIDVAEEHHLHNVLAEIIDDVYFHYHDEKMIDVFSMGNPDIKIGDLRQNLGNDVTSILIHAAEEDVEKIRNYLSDVHAEVVDHRRWAAPWHVIEIIRAGMNKAIGLERISSYYNIPSERIIAFGDEDNDLEMLTYAGQGVAMGNAITKLKGVANKETKTNEEDGVAHYLKNTLGL, via the coding sequence ATGGAAACGAAACCTTTTTTAATTGCTTTAGACTTAGATGGGACTCTTTTAAAAGATGATAAAACAATATCACCTTACTCTAAGGAAATAATCAGCAAAGCAAAAGCAGCAGGCCATATTGTCTGCATCGCAACAGGTAGACCATTTCGATCAAGCTCCATATATTATGATGAATTAAACCTAGATACACCGATTGTCAATTTTAATGGTGCATATGTTCATCATCCAAAGGACGATAGTTGGGGAACCTATCATACCACTTTAGATTTGGAAGTTGTAAAGCAAATCATTGATGTCGCTGAAGAGCATCACTTACATAATGTTTTAGCTGAAATTATTGATGATGTGTATTTTCATTATCATGATGAAAAAATGATCGATGTTTTTAGTATGGGAAATCCGGATATTAAAATCGGTGATTTACGTCAAAATTTAGGGAATGATGTAACGAGTATCCTTATTCATGCAGCTGAAGAAGATGTTGAAAAAATTAGAAATTACTTATCAGATGTACATGCTGAAGTTGTTGATCATCGCAGATGGGCAGCACCGTGGCATGTTATTGAAATTATTCGAGCAGGAATGAATAAAGCAATCGGTTTGGAAAGAATCTCTTCTTATTATAATATCCCTTCTGAACGTATCATTGCATTCGGAGATGAAGATAATGATTTAGAAATGCTCACATACGCAGGACAAGGTGTAGCGATGGGAAATGCCATCACAAAGCTTAAAGGTGTTGCTAACAAGGAAACTAAAACGAATGAAGAAGACGGAGTTGCCCATTATTTAAAAAACACACTTGGCTTATAA
- a CDS encoding DegV family protein: MNVHILADSASDLPIEYFQENSITFLPLSVELNGKQLEDQREIKPKQIYEEMRQGTLIKTSQISPSLFKDVFTELAKKGTPCLYVAFSSELSGTYQTAMMMRNEVLEEYPDFRLMIIDSKCASLGCGLAVKYAVELAKSGKTLEEIENAVKTYCQKVEHIFTVDNLEYLARGGRISKASAFVGGLLNIKPLLHVEDGKLIPLEKIRGRKKVFKRIIEIMKERGVNLQNQTIAISHGDDEESANEIKALIQDEFQPKDIYINYVGAVIGAHSGPGTLAIFFLNDEL; encoded by the coding sequence ATGAATGTTCACATTTTAGCTGATAGTGCTTCTGATTTACCTATTGAATATTTCCAGGAAAATTCAATTACTTTTCTTCCTTTAAGTGTTGAACTAAACGGGAAACAACTGGAGGATCAAAGAGAAATAAAGCCGAAACAAATTTATGAAGAAATGCGACAAGGTACCCTAATTAAAACATCACAAATTTCTCCATCATTATTTAAGGATGTTTTTACTGAGCTTGCCAAAAAAGGAACGCCTTGTTTATATGTTGCTTTTTCATCAGAACTCTCAGGTACATACCAAACAGCCATGATGATGCGAAATGAAGTGTTAGAAGAGTATCCCGATTTCAGGTTGATGATTATTGATTCAAAATGCGCATCTCTTGGCTGTGGCCTTGCCGTTAAGTATGCTGTTGAGCTTGCAAAGAGCGGAAAAACGTTGGAAGAAATTGAAAACGCTGTAAAAACCTATTGTCAAAAAGTTGAGCATATCTTCACCGTTGACAATCTTGAATACTTAGCCCGTGGCGGACGAATTAGTAAAGCTTCAGCATTTGTTGGCGGACTATTAAATATTAAGCCATTATTACATGTTGAAGATGGGAAGCTTATCCCTCTTGAGAAAATACGAGGACGTAAAAAAGTATTTAAACGAATTATTGAAATCATGAAAGAACGTGGAGTAAATCTTCAAAATCAAACAATCGCGATAAGTCACGGTGATGATGAGGAATCCGCAAATGAAATAAAGGCTTTGATTCAAGATGAATTTCAACCTAAGGATATTTATATAAACTATGTAGGTGCTGTTATTGGTGCCCATTCAGGACCAGGGACACTAGCGATTTTCTTTTTAAATGACGAGCTTTAA
- a CDS encoding YitT family protein — MLKTETMKIIVVILGALLNAVGLNFFLIPANVYSSGFTGIAMLISRVLEDYTPFFISTGILLLLLNIPVAILGWLKVGKSFTLYSFFSVAATTFFLELVPLYSFSEDILLNAVFGGVIMAIGVGITLKYGASTGGLDIIAMVLSRMKDKPVGTYFFLFNSIIILAAGLLFGWEKALYTLVSLYVSTRVIDAIHTRHEKLTAMVITKKADVLKKAIHSKLVRGITMIPAKGAFTNETKDMLIIVITRYELYDLEKIIKEEDPQAFTNIVQTAGIFGFFRKE; from the coding sequence ATGTTGAAAACAGAAACCATGAAAATCATAGTTGTCATTCTCGGTGCATTATTAAATGCAGTCGGTTTAAATTTCTTTTTAATACCTGCAAATGTTTATTCAAGCGGTTTTACTGGTATTGCTATGCTGATATCGAGGGTACTGGAAGATTACACTCCTTTTTTTATCTCAACGGGAATACTGCTTTTACTTTTAAACATACCTGTTGCCATTTTAGGATGGTTAAAAGTAGGGAAATCGTTTACGTTATATAGTTTTTTTAGTGTAGCTGCAACAACATTTTTTTTAGAGCTTGTGCCCTTATATTCTTTTTCAGAGGATATATTATTAAATGCTGTTTTTGGTGGTGTTATTATGGCCATTGGAGTTGGAATTACGTTAAAGTACGGTGCCTCGACAGGTGGACTAGATATTATTGCGATGGTACTATCACGAATGAAGGACAAGCCTGTCGGAACCTATTTTTTTCTGTTTAATAGCATCATCATCTTGGCTGCTGGATTACTTTTTGGTTGGGAAAAAGCATTATACACATTAGTTTCACTCTATGTTTCCACGCGTGTTATTGATGCTATTCATACAAGACATGAAAAATTAACAGCTATGGTCATTACGAAAAAAGCGGATGTATTAAAAAAAGCGATTCATTCAAAGTTAGTTCGGGGAATAACAATGATTCCTGCTAAAGGTGCGTTTACAAATGAAACGAAGGATATGTTAATCATTGTTATCACAAGATATGAGTTATACGACCTTGAAAAAATTATAAAAGAAGAAGATCCACAAGCATTTACAAACATTGTTCAAACGGCAGGTATCTTCGGCTTTTTTAGAAAGGAGTAA
- the argJ gene encoding bifunctional ornithine acetyltransferase/N-acetylglutamate synthase, whose translation MLQAKETSSIKKIENGSIVSAKGFSADGVHAGLRYSKNDLGVIYSEVPASCAAVYTQSHFQAAPLKVTQESVAKENLLQAIIVNSANANACTGEQGLKDAFEMRERCASLFNIQPHYVAVASTGVIGEFLKMDKIRAGIQELNPQCSQEASEAFQTAILTTDLVMKNSCYEVEIDGKTVTIGGAAKGSGMIHPNMATMLSFVTTDANIDSASLQALLSEVTDKTYNQITVDGDTSTNDMVLVMANGKADNHSLNPNHPQWNDFKAAFQLVSEELAKQIAKDGEGATKLIEVEVTGAKTKQEANVVAKKIVGSSLVKTAVYGADANWGRIICAVGYSEAQVEPEKIDIFLGDLCLFTNNSPQSFSEESASNYLKQDSVKITVNLGVGDQAGKAWGCDLTYDYVKINASYRT comes from the coding sequence GTGCTACAAGCAAAAGAAACATCTAGCATCAAAAAAATTGAGAACGGGTCAATCGTTTCAGCAAAAGGTTTCTCTGCTGACGGTGTTCATGCTGGTTTACGATATTCGAAAAATGATTTAGGTGTTATTTATAGTGAAGTACCGGCGAGTTGTGCTGCTGTATACACTCAAAGTCATTTCCAAGCTGCACCATTAAAGGTAACACAAGAAAGTGTAGCAAAAGAAAACTTATTACAAGCGATTATTGTTAACAGCGCAAACGCTAATGCATGTACAGGTGAACAAGGGTTAAAAGATGCATTTGAAATGAGAGAGCGCTGTGCAAGCCTGTTTAATATCCAGCCTCATTACGTAGCGGTTGCTTCAACAGGTGTTATTGGTGAATTTTTGAAGATGGATAAAATTCGTGCCGGAATTCAGGAGTTAAATCCTCAATGTAGTCAAGAAGCATCAGAGGCATTTCAAACAGCGATCTTAACAACAGATTTGGTTATGAAAAACTCTTGCTACGAAGTAGAAATTGATGGGAAAACAGTAACAATTGGTGGAGCAGCCAAAGGATCTGGAATGATTCATCCAAATATGGCAACAATGCTTTCATTTGTTACAACAGATGCGAATATTGATTCTGCATCCTTGCAAGCACTATTAAGCGAAGTAACTGATAAAACATACAACCAAATTACTGTTGATGGTGATACATCAACAAATGACATGGTTTTAGTCATGGCAAATGGCAAGGCAGATAATCATTCGCTAAATCCAAATCATCCTCAATGGAATGACTTTAAAGCAGCATTTCAATTAGTAAGTGAAGAGTTAGCAAAGCAAATTGCCAAGGATGGTGAAGGAGCAACAAAGCTGATTGAAGTAGAAGTAACAGGTGCTAAAACAAAGCAGGAAGCAAATGTTGTTGCCAAAAAAATCGTTGGTTCAAGCTTAGTGAAAACTGCGGTTTATGGGGCAGATGCGAACTGGGGAAGAATTATTTGTGCCGTTGGATATAGTGAGGCACAGGTTGAACCGGAAAAGATTGATATTTTCCTAGGAGATTTATGCTTGTTCACAAATAACAGTCCACAATCATTTTCCGAAGAATCTGCATCAAACTATTTAAAACAAGATTCAGTGAAAATAACAGTTAACCTGGGAGTTGGGGATCAAGCCGGTAAAGCCTGGGGCTGTGATTTAACATATGATTACGTGAAGATTAACGCAAGCTACAGAACATAA
- a CDS encoding methyl-accepting chemotaxis protein: protein MTIKKKLLINSISVLLLALFMIAFIIYNMLSIQSSIQDEVPNLLNIEKLQAELNTSKQGLNNFSVTATDAQKEEVLLSIAKSDELIADLKKGITHKNSVETLEKAVAKYELWKVEANTALEDKIGPEAKRQSVRIDGILNDIHLLNEYANEQYTILQQNLQKQISFVIVSAVIGSIILVVLSLFIALRMTNSITRPLKALSRNAEEIAAGNLVIESITYKGKDELGALNTSFEQMVDQLRSLLVSVETVSKDVEGFAKDLETENKGLTAITNQVAVSTNEMSIGTQSISNDLQDAVSLIESMDKGFKDNVTQSEESVTLGTEAVSAITSGQEAIETQRSLMMKNQDTTRKIDEATITFTNYAAQIEDMAKTVSGIADQTNLLALNAAIEAARAGEAGKGFAVVADEVRKLAEESTNSTKHIFEMVAKIKEGISEITQFVQADVFIAEEQKSSMDTTTDAFDNIGVRVDEMMTRLTSLVEGMNSSKQFGEKVLNSVESISAVVEETAAGNEEISASTTEQLSAFEKIVSKVVTMRELTDDLNETIGKFKLK from the coding sequence ATGACAATAAAGAAAAAGCTATTAATTAATTCAATAAGTGTACTACTGTTAGCGTTGTTTATGATTGCTTTTATCATTTATAATATGCTGTCTATACAATCATCTATTCAAGATGAAGTACCCAATTTATTAAACATTGAGAAATTACAAGCTGAATTGAATACATCAAAGCAAGGGTTAAATAACTTTTCCGTAACAGCAACAGACGCTCAAAAAGAAGAAGTGTTGCTCAGTATAGCAAAAAGTGACGAATTAATAGCTGATTTAAAAAAGGGGATCACTCACAAAAACAGTGTCGAGACGCTCGAAAAGGCAGTTGCAAAATATGAGCTGTGGAAAGTAGAAGCAAATACGGCGCTTGAGGATAAGATTGGTCCTGAAGCAAAACGTCAATCGGTTCGGATAGACGGAATCTTAAATGACATACATCTACTAAATGAATATGCAAATGAGCAATATACTATTTTACAACAAAATCTACAAAAGCAAATTTCCTTTGTCATTGTTTCAGCAGTAATCGGAAGTATCATTTTAGTGGTACTCAGCTTATTTATTGCGCTTAGAATGACAAATTCAATTACCCGCCCGTTAAAGGCATTATCAAGGAATGCGGAGGAAATTGCAGCAGGAAACCTTGTTATAGAGTCGATTACGTATAAAGGCAAAGATGAGCTTGGTGCTTTAAATACATCTTTTGAGCAAATGGTTGATCAGTTAAGAAGCTTACTAGTTTCTGTTGAAACAGTGAGTAAGGATGTTGAAGGCTTTGCTAAAGATTTAGAAACAGAAAATAAGGGCTTAACTGCTATTACAAATCAAGTGGCAGTTTCCACAAATGAAATGTCAATTGGTACACAGTCTATTTCAAATGATTTGCAGGATGCTGTTTCTTTAATTGAAAGCATGGATAAAGGGTTTAAGGATAACGTGACCCAATCTGAAGAATCTGTTACCTTAGGGACCGAAGCTGTTTCAGCCATTACTTCTGGTCAAGAAGCCATTGAAACTCAGCGTTCATTAATGATGAAAAATCAAGATACAACTCGAAAAATTGATGAAGCAACAATAACGTTTACGAATTATGCAGCTCAAATTGAAGATATGGCAAAAACAGTTTCAGGTATCGCAGATCAAACTAATTTACTAGCTTTAAATGCTGCCATAGAGGCTGCACGAGCAGGTGAGGCTGGAAAAGGATTCGCTGTTGTAGCTGATGAGGTGAGAAAGCTCGCAGAGGAATCAACAAACTCAACAAAACATATTTTTGAGATGGTTGCAAAAATAAAAGAAGGCATTTCTGAAATCACACAATTTGTTCAAGCGGATGTGTTTATTGCTGAAGAACAAAAAAGCTCAATGGATACGACAACAGACGCTTTTGATAACATCGGTGTTCGTGTGGATGAAATGATGACACGTTTGACATCATTGGTTGAGGGAATGAATTCTTCGAAGCAATTTGGTGAAAAGGTACTTAACAGCGTTGAGAGCATTAGTGCAGTTGTTGAGGAAACGGCAGCAGGTAATGAAGAAATTTCGGCGTCAACAACTGAACAATTGTCTGCTTTTGAGAAAATTGTAAGTAAAGTTGTTACAATGAGAGAATTAACGGATGATTTAAATGAAACAATTGGCAAATTTAAGTTGAAATAA
- a CDS encoding BMP family lipoprotein, with translation MFIKNVTALFAFVFVIIIAGCSQQETVSSVDDKVKIGIMLSDVGLGDQSFSDSAFNGLTKARDELGILFDYRELKESETYEKGLTELVEEDHDIVVGLGFMVQTDLEKVAKKYPDQHFILIDAVSELENVTSITFKEDEGSFLTGVVAALATKTNKLGFIGGDDVPLINKFEDGFIEGAKSVNPSITVEVKYAGDFGNDQLGAQLAREMIQKDVDVLYAAAGFTGVGMLKEAQANKVLAIGVDTDQYFYAEKAVVTSMLKKVDTAMYQLAEQLIKDGKISEGHIELGIKDKGIDLAPLRVVPFSKEQQQTIDEWKEKLTSGS, from the coding sequence ATGTTCATCAAGAATGTAACAGCCTTGTTTGCTTTCGTTTTTGTGATCATCATCGCTGGTTGTTCGCAGCAAGAGACCGTGAGCTCAGTTGATGACAAGGTGAAAATTGGTATTATGTTGTCTGACGTCGGACTAGGTGATCAATCTTTTAGTGACTCGGCATTTAATGGATTAACAAAAGCAAGAGACGAGCTTGGAATTTTATTTGATTATAGAGAACTTAAGGAATCAGAAACGTATGAAAAAGGTTTAACAGAGTTAGTTGAAGAAGATCATGATATTGTTGTTGGGTTAGGTTTTATGGTGCAAACCGACCTTGAGAAAGTGGCTAAAAAATATCCTGATCAACACTTTATTTTAATTGATGCAGTTTCTGAACTTGAAAATGTAACATCTATTACATTTAAAGAAGATGAAGGTAGCTTTTTAACAGGTGTAGTGGCAGCATTAGCGACAAAAACAAATAAATTAGGTTTTATTGGTGGAGACGATGTTCCACTAATTAATAAGTTTGAAGATGGCTTTATTGAAGGAGCAAAATCTGTAAATCCTTCTATCACAGTGGAGGTTAAATATGCGGGAGACTTCGGAAACGACCAGCTTGGAGCGCAGCTTGCACGTGAAATGATTCAAAAAGATGTGGATGTATTATATGCGGCAGCTGGTTTTACTGGTGTTGGTATGTTAAAGGAGGCCCAAGCAAACAAAGTATTGGCCATCGGTGTTGATACTGATCAATATTTTTATGCTGAGAAAGCTGTTGTTACATCAATGCTGAAAAAGGTTGATACAGCTATGTATCAGTTAGCAGAGCAGTTAATAAAAGATGGAAAAATTTCTGAAGGTCACATTGAATTAGGAATTAAAGATAAAGGAATCGACTTGGCTCCACTTAGAGTCGTACCATTCAGTAAAGAACAACAACAAACGATTGATGAGTGGAAAGAAAAGCTCACAAGTGGCAGCTAG
- a CDS encoding prolyl oligopeptidase family serine peptidase — MIIVEKLHIENIPALHIVKQSLQDTKTPFVIFVHGFTSAKENNLHYAYYLAEKGMRVILPEALYHGERSENYDTKELSLNFWKIVLNEIKEVNIIKEYFEQKQLIDSERIGLAGTSMGGITTLGALTQYEWIKAAVSLMGSPCYTTLLKGQLYSLQQSGVEVPLSNEEIEEQLTHLQPFDLSLQKEKLQNRPLLFWHGERDNVVPFAPTYQFYKEIIPMYEAQPEKLRFIADPLADHKVSREGTLALVEWFERYL; from the coding sequence TTGATTATTGTTGAAAAATTACATATAGAAAACATTCCAGCCTTACACATCGTTAAACAGTCGCTTCAGGACACAAAAACACCTTTCGTGATTTTTGTACATGGTTTTACAAGTGCCAAAGAAAACAACCTCCACTATGCTTATTATTTAGCCGAAAAAGGTATGAGAGTCATCTTACCTGAGGCTTTATACCATGGAGAGAGAAGCGAGAATTATGACACTAAAGAATTAAGCTTAAATTTTTGGAAGATTGTATTGAATGAAATAAAAGAAGTGAACATAATAAAAGAATACTTTGAACAAAAGCAGCTAATTGATTCAGAACGTATTGGACTAGCAGGTACCTCTATGGGGGGAATTACAACGTTAGGGGCTCTTACTCAATATGAATGGATAAAAGCAGCAGTCAGTCTAATGGGAAGCCCATGTTATACAACGCTTCTAAAAGGGCAACTGTATTCTTTACAACAAAGCGGAGTGGAGGTTCCACTGTCAAATGAAGAAATAGAGGAACAACTAACACATTTACAGCCATTTGACTTGAGCCTGCAAAAAGAAAAGCTTCAAAATCGACCACTTCTCTTTTGGCATGGTGAACGAGATAATGTTGTTCCATTTGCTCCAACCTATCAATTTTACAAAGAAATCATACCAATGTATGAGGCACAACCAGAAAAGCTGAGGTTCATTGCTGACCCATTAGCTGACCACAAAGTTTCCCGAGAAGGCACATTGGCGTTAGTTGAATGGTTTGAGAGGTATCTATAG
- a CDS encoding CvfB family protein gives MIPGTFATLTIDEQVDYGYFLTDGKDRVLLHNNEVIGEVEEGEKVEVFFGVDAQDRLYATMKKPFITQDTYGWVEVVDIVEDMGAFVDIGLSKDGLVAKDHLPYLREVWPNVGDKLYCTLKVSKNGRFFVRLATEEIVEPFFKNADRALFNKEITGTVYRMIVAGSFILTEEGYKGFIHSSQREVEPRLGETVTGRVIDVKEDGTINVSLLPRKHEAQGSDAERIYAYMQDRNGAMPFTDKSDPDDIKERFNLSKGAFKRALGLLMKNNRVYQKDGWTYFKEEENNK, from the coding sequence ATGATCCCAGGAACTTTTGCAACATTAACAATAGATGAGCAGGTGGATTACGGATATTTTTTAACAGATGGGAAGGACCGTGTTCTTTTACATAATAATGAAGTGATCGGAGAAGTTGAAGAAGGAGAAAAAGTGGAGGTTTTCTTTGGTGTTGACGCACAAGATCGCCTTTATGCAACAATGAAAAAGCCGTTCATTACCCAAGATACTTATGGCTGGGTTGAAGTGGTGGACATCGTTGAGGATATGGGAGCTTTTGTGGATATTGGTTTAAGTAAGGACGGATTAGTAGCTAAAGATCATCTTCCATATTTACGTGAAGTGTGGCCAAATGTAGGGGACAAGCTTTATTGTACGTTAAAGGTTTCGAAAAACGGCCGATTTTTTGTTCGACTAGCAACAGAAGAAATTGTAGAGCCGTTTTTTAAGAATGCTGATCGAGCTTTATTTAATAAGGAAATAACAGGAACTGTTTACCGAATGATCGTTGCGGGATCGTTCATTCTTACAGAAGAAGGATACAAAGGGTTTATTCATTCCTCACAACGTGAAGTTGAACCAAGATTAGGTGAGACTGTTACCGGCAGGGTCATTGATGTAAAAGAAGATGGAACAATAAATGTTTCGTTATTACCACGAAAGCATGAAGCACAAGGCAGTGATGCGGAAAGAATCTATGCCTATATGCAGGATAGAAACGGTGCTATGCCATTTACAGATAAAAGTGATCCTGATGATATAAAAGAACGCTTTAATCTTAGTAAGGGGGCATTTAAACGAGCTTTAGGGTTATTAATGAAAAACAATCGAGTTTATCAAAAGGATGGCTGGACTTACTTTAAAGAAGAAGAAAATAATAAATAA
- the argC gene encoding N-acetyl-gamma-glutamyl-phosphate reductase yields MKVGIIGATGYGGVELYRILSNHPHVEECILYSSSEMDVPYSNTFPHLHDLSDHILKNIDVEDIKKNIHVLFLATPPGVSRNLSPQFLDSDVKIIDLSGDLRLKDRNEYEHWYKRPCVEDEVLEKTVYGLSELNKEEIKKAKLLANPGCFPTATILGLAPVVQNRIIHEQSIIVDAKTGVSGAGRNISQATHFSETNENIKIYKVHEHQHIPEVEQALFALNDEITAISFNTHLIPMTRGIMATIYASLQESYTTESLLDLYKDFYAASPFVRVRKQGEFPSTKEVYGSNFCDIGLKVDERTGRVTIVAVIDNLMKGAAGQAVQNFNLMNGYEETTGLYFAPIYP; encoded by the coding sequence GTGAAAGTCGGAATTATCGGGGCCACAGGATATGGTGGAGTCGAATTATATCGTATATTATCCAATCATCCACATGTAGAAGAATGTATCCTTTATTCATCTTCAGAAATGGATGTTCCATACAGTAACACATTTCCACATCTACATGATTTGAGTGATCACATATTAAAAAATATTGATGTGGAAGACATCAAAAAGAATATACATGTATTGTTTTTAGCAACACCTCCTGGGGTTTCAAGGAATTTATCACCACAATTTCTTGACTCAGATGTAAAGATTATTGATTTGTCCGGTGATTTGAGATTGAAGGACCGTAACGAGTATGAGCATTGGTATAAACGTCCTTGTGTAGAAGATGAGGTTCTAGAAAAAACAGTGTACGGGTTGTCTGAATTAAATAAAGAAGAAATTAAGAAGGCAAAACTGCTTGCAAATCCAGGATGTTTTCCAACAGCTACGATATTGGGCTTAGCACCAGTTGTACAGAACAGGATTATTCATGAACAATCGATTATAGTGGACGCGAAAACAGGAGTTTCTGGAGCAGGCCGTAATATCTCACAAGCTACTCATTTTTCTGAAACAAATGAAAATATAAAAATTTATAAAGTTCATGAACATCAACATATACCTGAGGTGGAGCAAGCACTTTTTGCATTAAATGATGAGATAACAGCTATCTCATTTAATACACACCTCATTCCAATGACAAGAGGAATTATGGCGACGATTTATGCTAGTTTACAAGAGTCATATACAACAGAGAGCTTATTAGATTTATATAAAGACTTTTATGCTGCATCACCATTTGTGCGTGTTCGTAAACAAGGTGAGTTTCCTTCAACAAAGGAGGTTTACGGCTCAAATTTTTGTGACATCGGTCTAAAAGTAGATGAACGAACAGGAAGAGTAACGATTGTTGCGGTAATTGACAACTTAATGAAGGGTGCAGCAGGTCAGGCGGTACAAAACTTCAACCTAATGAACGGCTATGAAGAAACAACGGGCTTGTACTTTGCACCTATATATCCATAA
- a CDS encoding DUF3813 domain-containing protein, with protein sequence MTNPLFQQAREAVAYANSISTGSEQGDQQEAVMKAKNALSSAFANCTDAERAQLRELQQTLTSM encoded by the coding sequence GTGACAAATCCATTATTTCAGCAAGCTCGTGAAGCAGTTGCCTATGCAAACTCTATATCCACAGGTTCTGAGCAGGGAGATCAACAGGAAGCAGTTATGAAGGCAAAAAATGCCTTATCTTCTGCTTTTGCAAACTGTACAGATGCTGAACGTGCTCAACTTCGAGAGTTACAGCAAACACTTACTAGCATGTAA
- a CDS encoding BsuPI-related putative proteinase inhibitor produces MRIAFFILVIFFLTGCSLEDRSEAESIVPETEVKEVKNGELDLNVSIFPEKQTIKFIITLMNNTNEMKKIEFPTSQKYEIVIKNKKSEEVYRYSKGKMFTQAIETALIKSGESMEWEEIWEYSTLSPGVYTAEITILAPETVKLKKEESFQISEEESEPK; encoded by the coding sequence ATGAGGATAGCATTTTTCATCTTGGTGATCTTCTTCTTAACGGGTTGTTCTTTAGAAGATAGAAGTGAAGCAGAAAGCATTGTGCCTGAAACAGAGGTAAAAGAAGTGAAGAATGGAGAACTGGATTTGAATGTCTCCATATTTCCAGAGAAACAAACAATAAAATTTATTATTACGTTAATGAACAATACCAATGAAATGAAGAAGATTGAATTTCCTACGAGTCAAAAATATGAAATTGTTATAAAAAATAAAAAGAGTGAAGAAGTGTATCGTTATTCAAAAGGTAAAATGTTTACACAAGCAATTGAAACTGCCTTAATTAAATCAGGTGAAAGTATGGAGTGGGAAGAAATATGGGAATATTCGACACTTTCACCAGGAGTATATACAGCAGAAATCACCATTTTAGCTCCTGAGACAGTAAAGTTAAAAAAAGAAGAGAGTTTTCAAATTAGTGAAGAAGAAAGCGAACCAAAATAG
- a CDS encoding metal-sulfur cluster assembly factor produces MDESLKENIYGALETVVDPELGVDIVNLGLVYDIEMDEEGKTIVTMTLTSMGCPLAGTIVEQIKIALDDIPEVKSTEVNIVWNPPWTKDKMSRIAKIALGIQ; encoded by the coding sequence ATGGATGAATCACTAAAAGAAAATATTTATGGTGCGTTAGAAACAGTTGTCGATCCAGAGCTAGGTGTCGATATTGTCAACCTTGGACTTGTTTATGACATTGAAATGGATGAAGAAGGGAAAACAATCGTAACAATGACACTTACCTCAATGGGCTGCCCATTAGCAGGAACGATTGTTGAACAAATCAAAATTGCACTTGATGATATCCCAGAAGTTAAGAGCACAGAAGTAAATATTGTTTGGAATCCACCATGGACAAAAGATAAAATGTCCAGAATTGCAAAAATTGCTCTGGGAATTCAATAA
- a CDS encoding DUF3941 domain-containing protein: MPHTSDNDKKAKDNNAKRHEKNMMREKNRQKGERQYSKKTDHL, encoded by the coding sequence ATGCCACACACTAGTGATAATGATAAAAAAGCAAAAGACAATAACGCAAAACGTCATGAAAAAAATATGATGCGTGAAAAAAACCGTCAAAAAGGCGAACGCCAATACTCTAAAAAAACAGATCATTTGTAA